A region of the Sphaerodactylus townsendi isolate TG3544 linkage group LG15, MPM_Stown_v2.3, whole genome shotgun sequence genome:
TCCTGGATTTAGGGAAAggggcaggaatcccccccccccctcttctaaCTCTAAACAGATATCTGGACAGAGAATACTCtttcaaaggaacaaagggaagggtggggaatTTTGACCCTGGGGGTAGATAGGATTTGGATACACCATCCCCACGGGGGCAGAAGAtctggtgtatgtgtgtgggggggagaataaAACTACACCCCATTGGTCAATTTGTTCAGCATGATGTGGTCCCAGTCTCCCCACccagggagaagggggaggcaggaaaggaggGGAGACAGGATATAGATCAGTtgttaaaagtttaataaatccATTACTAGACCTGAATGGATCCCAATAGACACTTGGAACCTCCAATGACCAGAAAGTCTACCACTGTGTGCAACTTCTAGCATAATAAACTGGGGCCAGTTTAATTTGACACTGCCCAGATAAAAGGTGTTTTTTAAGAGGTTGTAGCACCTTTAAAAAGAAGAACGAAGCCTGGCCAATCTATTCCACGTAGCTTAAACAGACACGTGCACTGAAGTGCTGAGAAACCAGTGTTCTGGGTCTTCCAGTAGTCAGACTGAGCTAGGTTTGAAGCACTTTCGGTTTGCTGCTTTAAAGATATTAGAATGGCACCCAATCCACAGAGTTCCATGGTCAACTGATCAGAAAGGCTGCTTCCTGCTTTCTCTCAAAGAGACAGGACTAGCCTAGAgactttcccctcccaggggatttttgtgtgttttttggccACTGGATTGGGGTCGGGGGTGCTATTTAAATTCtgctctttctttccccacaaataGTTTCCAATacttttagagcacaggtgtcaaactcgcggccctccagatgttgtggactacagttcccatcatcccctgccagcatgatgctggcaggggatgatgggaactgtagtccacagcatctggagggccgtgagtttgatacctatgttTTAGAGAGTAGAGAAGCACTACATCTAGGTCAGACAGCTTGAGAAGGAAGCCAATCCACTGCTCCTCTGGAACCAGAGAACGCTGGATCTcctgttttttttgcatttctaggTTCATCCTTTTGCACAGAGTGATCTGGGTTTCTCCAGTAATCAGACATCCCAAGCAGCATTTCAGGTGGGGAATAAACATTACGGCAGCCTTGAAAAGACCACAAAAGGTAGGAGAGACTGGCGGGGATACAATAATGTGGAAAAATATACCCAATTCAGACTAAGGAGTCCAGAACTGAGGATTTattgggcatggggggggggggttgggggggggagagaccagaaAGAGGGAGACCTGAACCCTgccagattttgggggggggggggggggctgcccaccCCAACCACAATAGAAAACAGAAACCGCACAACAGAGACAGGTGGAGCAATCACAGGAAGTAGTCCGCAACAGGCTTCTTAGATGGGATGCCTCGAGTTTCTTGAGGGGCTGCTTCAAAGATGATAAATTCCTTCTGAAGGTGTTCGTCTAGTTCCAGTATGGCTGCCACATTCCCACAGCTATGTGTGGAAGAAATGATACGGGTCAAAATGGGGTGACTCTGaacactaaccccccccccccctatgtaTCTGCTAACACATCTTACGGGGCACTATTTTGCCCGGGCCCCAAGATTCCTTCTAAGCAACTCAAAGCAATATGCAGACCTAGACCTGCCCTCAACATCTCTCCAGCATTTCTACATACATCCTTCCATGCCCTCACCGGTAGCAGTAGTTGGGCGCTGACCAAACTGTGAGAACTGTCTCATTGAAGTGCCACTTATATCCCTCCATGACCAGCTGGTGCGCCCGGCAAATCATGTCAATGTCATTTGCTGCGTTGAACTGCGCAACCACATCGCTGCCAAACAAGTAGCCAGCCCCTCGAGGGCTCACCCCCCATCCTGTGGTGTCTGCAAAAGAAATAAGGCAGAATTTATGGTAGATAAAAGGCGAAGGttattgtataaaataatgataagagctgcacatgcagttaTTGCGTTGGGACGGAAAGACAAGAAAATATGGACAacacagaaatggttagaatacgTTTGGGAACAAgtacagctagaaatttttgaaataatgtctagAAACCAACTATGGCAAGACAGACAGACTGAGATGATGAAGATATGGACTGGCtttgcggactggatgaaagaaatcAGAGTCACAGAAGAAATCGGAGTCACAGAAAGGATGAACCTGTTGCTGCTTActtaagaaatgaagaagaaacaatgcgggagggagggggaaatgtataggttggataaaatataaagttttgtatatgtatgcatgtacCCGGTCAGAATAtaccaataaaaaataaaataaaaaaataattttaaaaggcagaattTATTACCGTGAAGGAATAAAGCATCAGACAAAATCAAGAGGAAAAACCACCAAgcgtgaaaaaaaattacagtggcAAAATAAACCAGGGGTTGGCAAGGATTGTCAAGGTGGTATGAGCTAGACAGGTAGCATTCTATAGAACGCCGCTCTCCCAACCCAGCCAAACCCAAAACAAAAGGACTACGCTGCACGTGTCTATTCTGCAAAGTTATCACCAGCGCAAACGGAAAAGGGGCTGAGGTCAGCAAAGAACACTGATTTTCTTCAGAAGCGTCCAGATGAACTAaaaaaaatgctcttttatcaaagtagcaGGCTTAAGAGTGCACAGAATAAAGGTTTTTACATAAGCGGCACTTAAAATAGCTTTTCAAATGCCAACGGAGAATCTGGactggtggggaggagggaataaACAGGGCAGGCACTAGGACACAGCAGACCATTCGACTGCccagaaggtccaggaagtggctatGGATTCATTACATATtgaggttctttctttctgtgaggCCAGGTATAGCCTGACACTCTTGACACTCTCATTATCTATTAAGACACCATAACCTAGAATTCAACATCGCCTCATTAAATATAACCACCATAATTATTACCTCCTTGGCTCAGTATAGAGAACAAGTGATTCACAGGGTGAGGCCAAAATAGTTAGAAGCCTCAAACCAACAGCCATTCTTCCTTAGGGCCCCAGTACGCTTTTACACCAGCAGAAAAAAGAGATTTCGTTCTATTAACGTTTTAAAGACCCCTGAACTCCGTTCCTCTCCCTACCAGAACCTCCCTTGCTAATcgcttttacaaaacaaaaaccttccgTGTGGCTAATGCTCTTGAGAAATAAacagagacccacccacccccacctcacccaCAGTTATACCTTCAGGGTCAGACCAGAGAAGGTCACACATGGGGCCATCGTGAGGAACTTCCTGTTTGCGGTCTATCGTCCTGATCTGGTCCAGCGTCTGGATGGAGGGCGAGAGACCACCGTGGACACAGAAAATCTGGAGAGTGGGAAAGAAACGTTATCCATGGCAAATAGTCAGTGCACTAGCCAGGTCGAAACATAAGGTAGTGACACTCAGTTCACAGCTTGCAGAGTCAAattcacaggctcattccgcacatgcagaataatgcactttcaaactgctttcagtgctctttgaagctgtgcggaatggcaaaagccacttgcaaacagttgtgaaagtggttattttgcatgtgcggaaggggccacagttgcatgtgcggaaggggccacagttactTCCATCCCTGGTCTGAGGTCTACACCTCAGGGAGGCACAGAGCTTCCCCATTCCTCTGGCAGTGTCTGTTTCAAGGCAGAAATCATCCGCCAATCACAAGccccaccaggccagagccacgCCCAGTCTCATGAAACATGGGGCATGTACCACATTagggaacagtgctcagaagagtcaCGTGTGGTACAGTGAAGATCCACTAACAATGGATGCCACGAGGCCCCAATTTCTCCTTCCCACCACCACACTTAACGACACTGATAAATTAGATACCGTTCCTTTTTATTCTAAAAGCTGAGCTCAGATTTGGTTCCAGGAAATCGAATGGCCCGGATTCACATCCCTCACCTTGCCATCAATGATTGCAGAGAGGCTGAGGTAGTCAAAGATCTCAGTGCAGTACCGCCATACAGTAACAGAGCCATATTTCCTCAGGCATTCGTCATAAAACCCATACACCTGGGTGATCTGTCTGCTCTCGTGGTTGCCGCGGATCAGGGTGATCCGATCAGGGTAGCGGACCTGTAGAAAGCATGGGATCGAGCCAGGTTAGAGCAGAGAAATGGGGaacagaataatagaatcatagagttggaagagaccccaaaggccaacTACACTACGCTTGCAAACACATCTGGAATTCCAagacagcatggtgggtgcaggaaTGAAATAGATGCTGCAGGAGGTtcaaccagccacaaaatgattgccacacattaacttcagtaacacagcgtagatccttgttctgtggtggcagctgtgactaacaaacattttttttacatcatagagttggaagagaccccaaaggccataggtgtcaaactcgcggccctccagatgctgtggactacaattcccatcatcccctgccagcatcatgctggcagagggtgatgggaactgtagtccataacatctggtgggccgtgagtttgacacctgtgccaagggccatcaagtccacccccctgcaatgcaggaacacacaatcaaagcactcccgccagatggccatccagcctctctttaaaaacctccaaagaaggagaccccgaGGCGGTGCAGTGTTAAGCTTCCAGCAGGATCCAGGACTTTATACAGGTTAAAGCAAACAAAATAGGAAGTCAGGATTTGGGGGGTTTCTTGGGGAGGTTCTCCAACCTTgagggccagcagcagcaagaatgtTTCAACACTGTAGAAGCCACGGTCGACAAAGTCTCCCATGAAGAGATAGTTGGTCTCAGGCACATCACCACCCACCTGTGGAAGGAAGAGAAGCATCAGGTAAAGAGTTTGCCAACAAGGGCCTTAAAACTGCAGAAGGGTGCCCTAAAACGGAGCAGGAACTCACCCTGAAAAGTTCTTTAAGGTCATAGAATTGGCCATGGATATCTCCACAGACCTAAAAAGGAAGAAGAATCGGATATTGGGAAGGATACACCTCCTATCTCAGAATCAtagaagttggaagagaccccaagggccaccaggtccaaccccctgccacgcagacCTAAACCCTCCATAAACATTGCCAAACTATTTCACAAAACTCACTCACCGTTACTGGAGAGTCTACTCTCTGGACGTTGCTTTCCTCCACCAAGATCTCTCTGTTAAGAAAGGGACAGAGACGTGTTACCTCCAGACACTCCATATCACCATCGGCTACATCTTGCACCCCTGAAATCACCATTCCCCCTGGACATACTTGCCAGCTCTCACCTGGCCTTGGCACAGAGGGCTTTGACCTCGCTCTCTTTGATGAGCTCACAGCGCCGTAGTTGTTCAATCTGGCGGTCAAGGTCGCTGATTTCGGCCATCTTGTTCCCTGCAGAAGGAGAAGTGCAgttaattcagctggaaaaaccCCTGCTGTGTGAGTATATCACGGCATACCGTTTGAGCAGAGGGGAGCTAAAGTCACCTCAAGCAAATCTTCTCATTGTAAGCCGACAAAGTGCATGCTATTATTGCTAGACCCCTGAACCCCTGCTCACTGCTGTCATTGTTTATTAGATTCAATTCCCTGCTCTCCCCTGACAAAGTGGagtcaaagcagctcacaacatgtACGTATAATAAAGtttcatataaatatatacagaagaagaagagtttggatatataccccacctttctctcctgtaaggagactcaaggtggtttacaagctcttttcccttcctctccccacaacagacaccttgtgaggtaggtggggctgagagaattccgaagaactgtgactagcctaaggtcacccagcagtgggagtgtggaaacatatctggttcaccaaataagcctctgccactcaggtggaggagtggagaatcgagcccagctctccagattagaatccacctactcttaaccactacaccatgctggctgtctataatctaaaatataaattaaaatatataatctgTACAAACTGTATAAGATATGGCACTAGAGCATAACCAAGGGTGGATCAACATGCCGCTCCCCCAAAttagtaaagaaagaaaaaagggaggaggaaggtcaGCCAAGATGGTATCACCCCCATTGCTGCTCATAATTATAGGCCTGGCCGAATggctctgtctttcaggccctgtggaactattTGACCTTTGACCTATGGGGAAGGAGTAAGAGGAATAGAGGCACAGTCTAGCAATCCACACAAGGAAACTTCCATGACCATCTTCGTGACTGGGAAATACTTCAAACATCCCCCACGGCAGCCAAATCAATGGCTTTCAGGTCATCAAGGTATCAAAGTTAAAGAAAACCAACCCAAGGACATTTCAACATCATTTCCACTGGACTAGCGAAAGCCTCCATGTATCTCAAAGAGGATCGGGAAGACGTCATGCCTTCTCTAGAGTCTAGATGGGTGGCATTTATTAGGATGGCACTAGAAGAGCGCTCCTGTTAAAAGATTCCAGATTATTCACCAGATTCTGCAAACTGTGCATGTTAAGGTGCCGGTGAGTGAGCAGTTCAAGATCACCCACTCTGTGAATGTCATGGTTGAGTGGGGATCTAAATTTGTATCTCCCACCGCCCTATTCCAAATTATTACATCATTCTGGCTCTCAAAATGCACCTGGTGGGGGACAATACAGTATTAGAAGCAGAAGGAGCACAGCCAAAGAACAGAATATGGCCAACTCCCTTCTCAACAGCCTGAGAATCCATCTCCTCTGCAGAAAGGCTTCCCAAGTGGTGCCCATTCTCACCGCTGAAAAATCTCACCAccccatttgggggagggggcatcaagtCACACCAAGAGACCTTCAGAAGTTGTTTGACGCTGACCACCTCTGCTTgggtttccttggtggcctcccatccaaatactaaccagtgtggatcctgcttatcttccaagatctgactagcCAGGCGAATCCAGATCAGGACCACTTGACTGTACCCCCATATAAATCAACCTGCGGAAGCTGAGCCAAATATAAGGGCCGTGGCTTGTAGGTCACCTCCATCATCAATGACAAGGGTGGCTCCCTC
Encoded here:
- the PPP4C gene encoding serine/threonine-protein phosphatase 4 catalytic subunit → MAEISDLDRQIEQLRRCELIKESEVKALCAKAREILVEESNVQRVDSPVTVCGDIHGQFYDLKELFRVGGDVPETNYLFMGDFVDRGFYSVETFLLLLALKVRYPDRITLIRGNHESRQITQVYGFYDECLRKYGSVTVWRYCTEIFDYLSLSAIIDGKIFCVHGGLSPSIQTLDQIRTIDRKQEVPHDGPMCDLLWSDPEDTTGWGVSPRGAGYLFGSDVVAQFNAANDIDMICRAHQLVMEGYKWHFNETVLTVWSAPNYCYRCGNVAAILELDEHLQKEFIIFEAAPQETRGIPSKKPVADYFL